Below is a genomic region from Brassica oleracea var. oleracea cultivar TO1000 chromosome C9, BOL, whole genome shotgun sequence.
NNNNNNNNNNNNNNNNNNNNNNNNNNNNNNNNNNNNNNNNNNNNNNNNNNNNNNNNNNNNNNNNNNNNNNNNNNNNNNNNNNNNNNNNNNNNNNNNNNNNNNNNNNNNNNNNNNNNNNNNNNNNNNNNNNNNNNNNNNNNNNNNNNNNNNNNNNNNNNNNNNNNNNNNNNNNNNNNNNNNNNNNNNNNNNNNNNNNNNNNNNNNNNNNNNNNNNNNNNNNNNNNNNNNNNNNNNNNNNNNNNNNNNNNNNNNNNNNNNNNNNNNNNNNNNNNNNNNNNNNNNNNNNNNNNNNNNNNNNNNNNNNNNNNNNNNNNNNNNNNNNNNNNNNTAATTAACATTCACAAAAATATTTACCTTTCAAAGTAACGGGTCACTGCATCCTCGCAGTTGAGCAGAATATAAGTGTGGGCACTATGTTTATCCTCTTCACATGACCAGCATACTTCTTTCGTTTTACCACCAAACCGTCCAATTTGACAGAAAATGTCAGGAACACCATCAATTGAATATGATGTCGGTACTCCACCATCATCATATCTTCTAGGAACTCTTTTTCTCTGACGAACAGTTGGAGCAAAGTAGTATGATGTTAAGTTAGATGTTTCTGCTGTCAAACTCCCAGCAACTATTGAACCTTCGACCTTTGCAAGGTTTCTTGCTTTTCCCTTCAAATGTTCCATGGAACACTCATACGGATACATCCATCCATTGTGAACAGGTCCACGAAGCAATGCTTCATACGGGAGGTGGACAACTAGATGCTCCATGAAGTCAAAAAATGATGGTGGAAATATCTTCCCCAGATTGCACAATATGATCAGAATGTTCTCATGAAGTTGTTCGATGACTTCTTCCTTGAACGTACGTGTGCTAAGATCTCTGAAAAATGCTCTGATACCTGTATATTGCAAAAGTAATCAATTAATAACATTTCATAACATATGTACTTATATTATAAATTAATATTTACCTGCAATTGCTTCATGTGCATTTTTTGGAAGGAGCTCGGCAAAAGCAAATGGAAGTACTCGTTGCATAAATACATGAAAATCATGACTCTTCATTCCTGAGAACTTTTAACCTCGTTCAACACATCTTGACATATTAGAAACATAACCATCAGGGAAATTAACTTCTGATGCAACCTAGTCAAACAAAGTTGTTTTGGCTTCTGATGACAACCAAAAGATAGGAATATGAACGTTTCCATTGCTCTTGATATGTAACTCACTTCTTGAAAAAATATCAGGTAAGTCCATCCGTGACTTCTTGTTATTTTTTGTATTCCCAGGGACGTTCGGTATTGTATTCATGATGTTGTCAAAAAAGTTCTTCTCTATATGAATCACATCCAGGATGTGATGTAAAAGAAGATCCTTCCAGTAAGGCAACTCCCAATATATACTCTTCTTATGTCAATTGTGCGCCACACCGTACGCATCAAGCATATTTCCAGGAACATGCCAGTTTCCTCCACACTTAACTGTTTCCTGAACTGTGTAATAATCAATTCGATCTGCTGGCCGGTGAGATATGGAGGAGGACTGTCTCTGACAATGTTTTTGTGCCGAAACAATATCTTATTTCTTCTGTCCGGATGGGAAAGTGGAAGAAAGCGACGATGACAATCAAACCAACAACTCTTCCTACCATTCTTCAGTTGAAACGCATCCGTCGATCCAAGACAATATCGACAAGATAATCTTCAATGTGTTGTCCAACCAGACAACATCCCATAAGCAGGAAAGTCACTTATCGTCGACAGCAGAACTGCTAGTATCGTAAAATTGTTTTTCAACGAACAATCATACGCCCTCACCCTGTCTGACCACAACTCCTTTAGCTCTTGTATCAATGGTTGAAGAAAAACATCGAGCGACCGTTTCGGATTCTTCGGCCCAGGGATTAATATGGTTTAGAATAGAAGTTCTTGTTCCATGCACATTTCCGGCGGTAGATTGTACGGCGTAAGAATGACTAGCCACAAAGAATATTGTCTCCTAGACATTCCGAATGGACTAAATCCATCGGTGCATAACCCAAGATAGACATTCCAAATATTTTTACTGAAATCTAGGTGTACCTTGTTGAAATGTTTCCACGCTCTTGCATCTGATGGATGAGCGACCTCGCCATCCGTCTGGACATGTTCGGCATGCCACCTCATCGATGCAGCAGTCCTCTCAGATTAATATAACCATTTCAACCTGTATGTAATTGGTAGGTACCACATCCTTTGGTACGGTATCCTATTCCTCCCACGTCCTTGCGGTTTGAATCGTGGTTTCTTGTAGAATCGACACTCTTCTAGCTTCTCATTATCTTTCTAGTAGATCATGCATATGTCGATGCAAACATCTATCATCTCCGAAGGCAACTCAAGACTATAAACCAATTTCTGAATCTCATAATATAATTCAGCAGACACGTTGTCTTCTGGCAAATACTCTTTAAACAACTTCGCCCATGCATCCATGCAATTCTCAGGTAAATTATGATCCGTTTTAATATTCATCATCCTAGCTGCTAGAGACAATTTAGAGAGACCGTCTCTACAACCAGTGTAGATTGGTTGATTTGCAGCATCTAGCATTTCATAAAACATTTTTGGTACAGCCCGCCTGGTGCATGAATGTCTCTAGCCCGCTCAGAAATGCGTTCGTCACCCTCCTGTCGGAATCTTTGTGCAAATATATCCAACTCCGTAACTCGTAAATAGTACCGCCACCGGCCATTTTTTTCTTAGATTTTGTTTTGAAAATTTTTTTCCTGATTTTTTTTTTTTCGTTTGTGTGTTGTGAGGAAGAGAGTTGTGGGAAATGACATATATATAGAGAAATTTTCGAATTTGGTAGGTGAAATATAACAACGATTTTACAAAGAATGTTTTACATGGATATAACAACGATTTTACATGAAATTACAACCACTTTACAACGAAATTAGTTAAGTTAAAGAACATAGGATACACGTTTTCACCTAAATATACCGGTAACATGTTTCGTTGTAATGTCGATGTAACGGTTACGACGAATTTATCTTTCCACGTACTTTCGTCGTAAACTTACATTGACTTTACGACGCAATTGTTTCGTCGTAAATTTACATCGAGTTTACTACGAATTTTGGACTCCTCGTAATTTCGTTGTAAACGCCATGTAAATTTACGAGGAAATAATTTCCTCGTAAATCGTCGTTGTTATAGAAACTTTTTCTTGTAGTGAATGTTTGATTAATTATTTTATATTTATACTTCATACAATAATTAGTAGAACACAATTTATAGAAATCAATATAATGATTTCATATTCTTATATAAAACATTATATTTGTATATAAAGAATTATAATAATTATTAATTTCTTATAATGTCCATATACGCCTTATAAGTCATTTATAAAAAAACTAAAAAAATTATAAGATTATCTATCATGGCTTAAAAATTATTTCATCTTAATTTTAAATTATTTATATGAGTTTATAAAACATTTATAAAAAATAATAATTCTTCTATATATTAAACGGGAAGTCACTTTAGTGATTTTTGCTTATATGTCGATCATTTTTGAAGTCTTAAGAAAATTGTTATGATTTTCTTGGTAGATCAATTTTAATTTAGATTTAAAATAAAAAATTATTCTAGAACCAGTTAATATCACTTGCCAAATAATCTACATTATATTACAAATAATGATTTATGGAACTAATTGTTGAAATTATATAAAGAATAATAATGTTTGATTAATTATTTTTTATATTTATAAACTAAATAATATAATGAACAAAACTTTTTATAATTTTTAATTAGATATAAAATAAAAGCTAAGTCTAAAACTAATTATTACCACTTTCCAAATAACCTAAATGATATTACAAATAATAATTAATGATAGCTAATTTTCAAAGTTATAGAAAGTGTAATAATGTTTGATCAATTATTTTTATATTTAAATACTAATAAAATATTGAATAGAAAATAATTTATAGAAATTGATATAATGATTCCATACTCAAATAAAAATATAGTCGTATCTATAATACTAATGAATCTCTTATAATGTCCACATATGCTATTAAATAATTAGGCTATGAATATTGGACGGATTATATTTAACGGAACATGCGAGAACTTTGATTTAAAAAATGTTTTGTATTTAAGTCAAATAATATAGTGAATAAGGTAATGTTATGATTGAAAAGAATTGTAAGATGGATTTGGTTTATTGATTGTATGTTTTGTATTACTAATTAGAGAGAAAAAATAAATATTTGGCAAAAAATATGTAAATAGTTAGGAAAACATTAGCAAAGATTTAATAAAAAGAACGAAATGATAATAAGAAAAATAAGAAGAGACCAAAGAAGATGCATAATATGTCTTGGTGAAATTAATGTGATAATTACATATATAAGTTCATAAACATTTGTTATTACTAAATATTAATCAGTTATTTTTACATCAAATTTATAGAAACTTTATGACTTATTTTCAAACGGTTTGAATTTAAAAAAATTATATTTTTAATGTTTCATACTATATGACATTGTATAGATACTATATATATTTTTATACAATATTTAAATCCGTGAATTCGTAGGCAACCACCTAGTAATTATTTAAACTATTATTCTTCTCGATTTTCATATTTATTTTTTAGCGGAATTTTAGGTATTTGATTATTCTTCTGATACTTGTCCTATACGTTATGTTGCAGAGGAGTTTGGGTTTACTATTCTTCTCCTTCTAGTAGTAGTTTGTTTTCTGTACCTCGCTAGGGTTTTGCTTTGTTTCCTAAGAATACCTTAGTTATGTTTTTAGGCTTTGGAGTAGAAACCTTTGGAAAAAAGGGTGTTACCTCTTAACTGTGGACAGGATAAGTCAGTTGCCTGATGTTGTCGTTTCTGCGACTGATTGATGTTGCGGACACAATGCTTTTGTCAAAACGGTGGTAATTTCTCTGGCTGATGGTGCCAGTATTCACATTCGATTATAGCCATTACGAAGACTTATCCTACCGAGAATTTTCGCGTTATGTAGAGAGGTGTTTGCTTCTGCACGAGGCTCCAACTATAGATGCTTTGCGTTTCAAACTTGGTAAATCTTGGGCTAGTGGAGATATACAAGTGTGGATTAAAGCTGCAGAAAAGCGCAGTTTGCGTGAGCTAGTTATCAAGATTGATGCTTCTACTAGAACTAAATATCCAGTGAAGCTTCCTAAAAGCTTGTCTAGATGCTTCAAAACGCTTGTGACCTTGGAATTAAGAAACGCGGTTCTTGTAGATGATGAAGCTTCTTCAGTTTCTTTCCCATCTCTTAGAAAACTGAGTCTTGAATTGATGAAGTACCCTGGTGATGTATTTGTTGCCAAGCTACTATCCAGTTGTCCTCTTCTTGAAGACTTGGTTGTTGAGCTATGTTCAAGTGACAATGTGTCAGTTTTTAGCGTTAGTATGCTTCATCTAAAGAGTTTAGTCTTGGAAACATCAGGACACATAAGTGAAGGGGAGGCACGTGGGTTTGTGATAGATGCTCTCCTTCTTTAGAGTACTTGAAAATTGATGATGATTGGGATGGGTTTTGTGTCATTGAGAATAATATGAATAAGATAGTGAAGGCAAGTGTTTTCACAACGCGCCCCTATACTGAGCAGCTTCTATGTTCTCTATCTTCAGCCAAGCGTCTTGTTCTCTGCTTCCAAACCTCAAAGGTAATATGTTGTTTTTAGCTCACTAGCTTGCTAATTCATTCTTGGGTTTTCGTCGGTACTAATTTATTGATACATAATGTGTCCTTGTTGATAAAATATGTAATTGGCACTAACACTGTTTATTGAACTTATTGGGGTCTCTTTTGCAGAATTTGTGTCTTGTTGGCAGTGTTTTCCACTGTCTTAAACATTTACAGATATGTACATGTGAAACAGAATGGTTGAGTCTACTTATGCGTATGCTCAATAACTCCCCTAATCTACGATACCTCAAACTTTATATGGTACATATATTTCGTCCCAAATCATTCAGTTTCCTTTGCTCTATTTACATTTATCTCTAATGCGTTGTGTATTTATGTCCCTCTCAATTTATCTCAGCGGTGCATTAAAAGTGAACTGCGCCCCAGCTGGAGTGAACCGAGCTCAGTTCCTGAATTTCTGGTAACGCGTCTTGAAACTTTTGAATGGGATGAATATGAAGGAAAGGAGGAAGAGAAAGAAGTGGTAGAATTCATCTTAAAAAACGGATTCTGTTTAAAGAAAGTAATTATAAAACCTATACCCACCAGCCGCAAGAAACTTGAAATGAGCACGGAGTTAGCTTTCTTGCCCAGGAGTTCGCCTGCATGTCGGAACATATATGACTGAAGTTACAGGCTCAGCTCTGGAGACAAGTCATGTTCAATAGTCAGAGGGACATCACCAAATATCCACTATCTTATGAATTTTCATTATCATTCTAATTTCATATTTTATGACAAATATTGTTTGATTTAAACCCAAAAAAAAAACATATTGTTCGTTTTTCCTCCCCCAAGACAAAACATTTTACATCTGAATCTTATATAAGAAATTAGAACTTGTGAGTTTTTTTTCCTATATTTAGCTCATTTAGTCATAAAAGTCCCTCCTCTTGGTCTCCATGTTGTGGAGGAAGGAAACATATATTTCGTTCGACTGGGAAAACATAACGAACGCATAATCTAATGTGTTATCTTTCTTTTAAAAGGGCTCAACTGTTGCTAGTCCATTGTAAATGGTCTAGTGTGAAATCTTTCTTTTAAACAGGGTTTCCTCTGTTGGTGATTTAGACACCTTTGGCTGGAGTAGTGGGTTCCAAGTATGAAGTTGTTACTTGTTGATAACGCATAATGAAACAGTTTGTGAACACATTATTGAAGAATCAAGAATGTAATAGAGAATACTCGGTCCAATTCCGTTTAAAAGAAGTTATCTTCATTCTTCAATCATAGAAAATAAATGTCAAGCGAACGATATAGTTCACCCATCTATAAAGATATAAAAATTAATAACCTGTTAAGTCTTACATCAAACGAATATTTACATACATTTTAGATAGTAGACATGTACTTTATTCTCTCTTGCAAGTAGCATACATATAGTAGTCATTATAATATGACCAAATAAATAACATGGAAACGTAATTAGACGGAGACCACAAGCGTTGAATGAGCTAATGATAAAATAAATTAGTAATAAACCTAAAATTGTGTGAGGGAAAGACTAAAATTAACAAAAAGTCTTAAAACTTCATTAATGATTTAATACTAACAATCAATGCTAATTAAGAAAAGGACATAAAGTAAAAGAGGAAACAAGGTAAAGGAGTTTGGGTTAGAAGAGAGGACGCGGTTGGGTTGTTTTTGTTTCCTTCCACTCTTTCTCTTCTTCGTTTCCTCTCTCTCTCTCTCTCTCTCTTTTTTTTTCTCCAACCCTCTCGCAAAAGCATCTTAAAAAAAAATCTCTTTGAGCTTTTTGGGGGTTTAATTTCTTAGAAATAACCAAAAGAAGGAAGAACAGATTCAAAGGATATTTAAAGGTAATGGTTTTTATGTTGTGCAATTTTTTTCTGGGTTTTTTCTTTCATGATTTTCAATCCTTTTTCGTTTGTTAATTGATAAAAATGTTATGAAAAAAGGAGGACAAAAAATTGTTTCCTTTTTTAAACGGTTCTTTCCTCTTTGATCTTTTTACAAGGTTCTAATTTTTGTTTTGTGGGGTTTTGGATTCTATTCAAATCTGTGTAAGAAGCTTGACTTGTCCTCTCCTTTTCAAACATGTTCTTGTCTGAAACTTGTAATTGATTGGTCAAAGTTGGAAACTTTAAGGGATACAATTCTCTTGTCTTTAGATCTGAACTAGAAAAACGAATTGCAAGATGATAGGCAAACAAAACAGAGTTTCGAGGGTTTCATTGTGTTACTCCTCTTGTCTCTGCAGATTTAGGGAGGTTGAAAGGAGAAAGACATGGAGGAAACAATGGCAGCTAGGTATTGGTGTCACATGTGTTCACAAATGGTGAATCCAGTAACGGAATCTGAGATCAAATGTCCCTTTTGCCAAAGCGGATTCATCGAAGAAATGAGTAGTAATGGAAGTGGCGTTCAAGACCCGGGAACAGACCGTGCTATGTCTCTATGGGCACCAGTCTTGCTTGGAATGATGAGTACTCCTCGGAGACCAAGAAGGTTTAGGAGAGCAGAGTTTGATGATGAAGAAGACAATGATGATAATGATGATGAATCCAATGATGCGTACCGTCATCATCTAGCTAGACGACACGGTGGAGAGATTGATCTGGACAGAGAGTTTGAATCTCTCTTAAGGAGAAGACGAAGAAGCTCAGGGAATATATTGCAGTTGCTTCAAGGGATACGCGCAGGGATTGCTTCTGAGTACGACACATCTGATCGAGAGAGCAATAGAGTTATAATGATCAATCCGCTGAACCAGTCCCTCGTCGTTCAAGGACAACAAGCTCAGAGTAGCCATCATCCTGCGTTGACTTCGCTTGGAGATTACTTCATCGGACCTGGTTTGGATCTTTTGCTTCAGCATTTAGCTGAGAATGATCCCAACAGGCAAGGGACTCCACCTGCTCGCAAAGAAGTGGTCGATGCTTTGCCAACGGTTAAGATAACGGAGCCGTTGCTGCAGTGTTCGGTTTGTTTGGATGAGTTTGAGAAAGGATTGGAGGCTAAGGAGATGCCGTGTAAGCATAAGTTTCACGTTAAGTGTATTGTTCCGTGGCTTGAGCTTCATAGCTCTTGTCCCGTGTGTCGGTTCGAGCTTCCTTCTGCGGAGAGTAAGGTTGAAACGGAGAGACCAACGAGGACAAGAACTACTGTTCCGGAGAGTAGTAACGGAAACGTTGTTGAGAATGTGGAAAGAGGAAGAGAGGATGATGCAAGGAGTGGTAATGGAAGAAGGTTTTCGTTTTCATGGCCATTTAGTGGATTGTTCTCGTCTTCTTCTTCTTCATCCTCTGGATCTTCTGGTTCTTCTCGCTGATGAAAAGAAGAACAAAACACTCATAAACTAAAACATCTTGGTTTTGTTGTTCTTGTTCTTGAACTTGTTTTGTTCTATGTACATAAAAATGATGTTCGTTCCTTCAGATTGTTGAACAAAGAAAAATCCATGGAGGTGTTATCTGTTATTATTTGTTTCAATCTTCTTATAATTGTTGCTGTACAGAGATGATCAATTTTAGTTTTGCTTTGTGTGTTTGTTTGTTTCAATGTTTTTGTTTTATACTCGTTTAATTATATATGTCAAATGATGTCCAAATAATGATGAAAATGTAAACAAAATAGAGAGAATGATTAAAACTTGTCAGAATGATTTTCTCTGTGTGGGCGATGATAATTCAATCTTCATGTTCTTAGGCTTTAATTCTTTGTCGGAATGATTTTTTGTATGGGCGGGTGACTCATGCGCTGTCTCTTCTCTCTCTGTCTTCATGCTCCGGATTTTGAATTATAACATGATATAAAAATAGATTTTCACAATTACTAAGGAAATGAAAGCAAAAAGAAAATCATGATAGTACCATTCATTAGTTCCTTACAACCAATAGAAATCCAGAAAAAAAAAAACCGTAAGTGGATTCACACGGGTCACCACAGTTGTAATCAGCAAGAAAGAGAATTTGAGTTTTCTATCTCAAGATTTTAATCACAAATCTTGAATAAAATTCATATTAAGAAAAACGGCGTTTCCTCAAACGCCAAACGCCAAAAACGGGATTTTTCCTAATCATCACTTAACGGTCAAGATCTTGATTAGGGAAGCGTTACCAACTCGGAGTAGAGCAACAACGGAGTCTCCAGTCTTGCACAGCTCTTTCTCTTTCCCCTGCTGAGTCGCAAACTCAATAGCTTCTTCTGTCGATTCATCGTGCGAGGCTCTTGCCGACCCTGCGTACAGCACAGGGATCAAACCACGGAAGATAAGACTATGCCTCGCGGGTGACTCGTCGCTGCAAGACCAGTCGAACAAGTCGGTTTTGATCTCCGGAACCACGACTGATAAAATCGGCATCCCTGGTCTGTACTTAGCCACAAGCCTCGCCGTGCTTCCTCCCCTGGTTAGGACCATGATCAGTGTGGCTCTAGCCGAGTTAGCTGTTCTGACAGCAGAGGACGCGAGTGACTCAAGTGGGCTCATTGGAACCGGAGAGTACTTCATGATCCTCTTGAAGACGTCTCCGTAGTCAAGCGTGCTCTCGGCTTCAACGCAGATCTTAGCCATGGTACGCACAGCTAGCTCAGGGTACGCTCCAGCTGCGGTTTCGCCACTGAGCATGACGCAGTCCGTGCCGTCGAGGACAGCGTTTGCTACATCAGTGGCTTCGGCTCTTGTGGGTCGAGGAGATTTGATCATGGACTCGAGCATCTGAGTCGCTGTGACCACAGGTTTCCCCTGGATGTTGCATTTGTAGATCATCACTTTCTGAGCTAAGAAGATCTTCTCTATCGGGATCTCCATGCCGAGATCTCCTCTTGCAATCATAAAGGCGTCGGAGTTGACCAGAATGTCATCGAAGTTCGCCACACCTTCTTGGTTCTCAACCTAATCAAACACAAAACAATCATAATCAATTTTTTTTTACTGTAAACAGAGAGAGAGAGAGAGAGAGAGAGAGAGAGAGAGAGCTTTGGTTTAACATATACCTTTGACATGAGAAGAATGTTCTTGGCGTGCTTTCCAAGTAGTTTCCTAACCTGAACCAAGTCTGAACCTTTTCTGACAAAAGACAGAGCGATCATGTCGATCTGATTCGGGACTCCCCACTTCATGATGTCTTCTTTGTCTTTCTCGGTGAGAGTAGGGAGATCCACGACAACACCAGGGAGATTGACATTCTTCCTCTCACCGAGCATGGCGGAGTTCTCGCAGCGGCAACGGACGGTACCATTCTCTGTGTCACAAGAGAGTACGAGTAAGGAAATAGTACCATCGGCACAGAGAATGACCATCCCAGGGTTCACATCTACAGCCAGCTTCTTGTAACTCATGCAAATAGTGTTCTCGTCGCCCTGCAAGTCATAATCAGTCGAAATGGTGATCTCTTGGCCTTGTTTCAACTGTATTGGCTTCCCATCTTTCAAGAACCCGGTTCGGATTTCAGGACCCTTTATAAGAGAAAAATACAAAACCAATTCCGTTAGTAATAATAGTCAGAAACCAAAATAGATCTGCCACAATTTATAAATTTAAAATATACAATGTCAATAACTTAAAGAGTATAAATCTTCAATTGAAACACCAAACAAGTTTAGAGTATCAATTGCAACTTGGACATAACTTCTACTTCACACACATCCTCTAGCCAAGAAATCATAATCACAGACAAGAGAACAATTCAAGAACATTGTCTATCAACACAAGTTTCTTCTGACTGGACAATTACATTTACAAGTCTTCTGTTTCTTGAAAAGTGAACATGTCTGACTCAAAATAAACATACATAAAGCAGGTGTGACATTTATATAAACAACAAACATACCAAGCTGAAAAAATGATTTCAACTTCAGCTATAACTTAAAGAGTATGAATCTTCAACAGAAACACCAAACAACTGTAACTTGGACATAACTTCTACTTCACACACATCATCTGCCCAAGAAATCATAATCACAGACAAGAGAACATTTCAAGAACATTGTCTATCAACACATCCTCTTCCGGACTCCACAACTAGAGGTCTCTTGTTTCTTGAACTGTGCCTCAGTCTAAACATACATAAAGCAGGGTGTGATGTTTGTATAAACAACAAACATATCAAGCGGAAAAAGAATGATTTCAGCTTTATATATAACTTGTATACTCCACACATTGATTAACTTCTCTAGCCCTTGCACAAAGAACAATAATCACAGACCAGAGAGAGCAATGATTTCCACAATTACAGGTTTCTTACTAATCTATCAAAATAGTATTAACATATTCCCACTAGATCTAAAGTGCTGTTAATAGCAATGGTCTCTTCAACAACCTGAACTCTTTTTAACCACACATTTGGTCCTGATTCAAGTTATAATTGGAAACCTTTACTACATCACATAAATAATCAATGTATCACAGATCTAGATTCACAACAGAAATGGCATATACAGACAAAACAGTAAAAATACAAAAACATAAAGAGACATTCAACACGAGCAATAAACATACACGCGTCACCGTTTCAGATCGAAAAAAGTAACAAACCAATTAGAAACTCGCAAACCAGATCACAGTGAAATTGAAATCAGATACACGCTTCAGGGGAGAGCGCTAACCATAGACACCTATAAGTGATCGATTTACTGACAAACCTTGGTATCGAGCATGACGGCGCAAAGGATGCCAGTGTTGAGCATAGCTTGACGGAGGTTATCGAGAGTCTCTTGGTGGTACTCATGAGATCCGTGTGAAAAGTTAAACCTAGCCACGTTCATGCCCGCCTTCAGAAGCTTCTCCACCATCTCAACGGATCTGGAAGCTGGACCCAGGGTACACACGATCTTCGTCTTCGGCTTTTGCTCTATCATCGCCATCGTTAACACAAAAGCGATTTCAAAGGGACACAAGTGAGGAGCGCTGATGAGAGAGATTTATGGAGAGAGATCTGGCTTGACGAACAAGGAAAATATATAGAGAGAGAGAGAGAATCTGGCGAATGAAAGCAAGTCTTGAGCCCTTTCTTCTCTTATAGAAAAGAAGGTCACTGGTTTAGATTGGGTCAACAATACATTTACTGCTTGTTACCCGGTTTAGGATTGGGTCAACAGAAGACCGACACGTAAATTATACGTTTATATTATTTGCTAACCACCGGTTTAATATTCCATTAAGGGGTGACGCACATTGACAACAAATATTCGTTTCTTTGACCTTTTTGTACCTTCTCGATCTATTCTCGGGCCGCGTTTTTCAGAAAAATAAATAAATATCTTCAGTTGATATTTCTAGTCAACAATATGGTTTCAAAATTTTAACTAACTGTTATTTACACATGGTATTTACGTGATTAATTTAATGTTTTGGCTGACAGATCTGTATCTGATATTGGTTTCGAATAGTGTTGAATGCAATAATTTGATTCAACGAATTACCATGTTCGAGCTTGTCTCTTTTGGAAATGGAATTCCTTTTTAGATAAAGTTTCAGATATTTAAAAATGGTATGACAGAGAGCCAAAACCGAACCAAACTTACCACTTGTTTGTGACCTAACAAAACTACGTTCTCATCTTAAAAGTGGAACTTCAGAATGGTAGGCGAGATGCCTTCACATTACTAACGAATTTCAGATTTCTAACTGTTCTTTTCTCTTAACCAAAAGTTTAACATTGTCTGAAGTACTGTTGATAAATAGAACCTCCATTGTTCAATGAGGTAAAACTTGAACTTATCAATTCTCTTCCGACCAAAAAACGTCTCTGTTTATACTTTTACTTTTACTT
It encodes:
- the LOC106318268 gene encoding E3 ubiquitin-protein ligase RNF126-like is translated as MEETMAARYWCHMCSQMVNPVTESEIKCPFCQSGFIEEMSSNGSGVQDPGTDRAMSLWAPVLLGMMSTPRRPRRFRRAEFDDEEDNDDNDDESNDAYRHHLARRHGGEIDLDREFESLLRRRRRSSGNILQLLQGIRAGIASEYDTSDRESNRVIMINPLNQSLVVQGQQAQSSHHPALTSLGDYFIGPGLDLLLQHLAENDPNRQGTPPARKEVVDALPTVKITEPLLQCSVCLDEFEKGLEAKEMPCKHKFHVKCIVPWLELHSSCPVCRFELPSAESKVETERPTRTRTTVPESSNGNVVENVERGREDDARSGNGRRFSFSWPFSGLFSSSSSSSSGSSGSSR
- the LOC106318267 gene encoding probable pyruvate kinase, cytosolic isozyme, coding for MAMIEQKPKTKIVCTLGPASRSVEMVEKLLKAGMNVARFNFSHGSHEYHQETLDNLRQAMLNTGILCAVMLDTKGPEIRTGFLKDGKPIQLKQGQEITISTDYDLQGDENTICMSYKKLAVDVNPGMVILCADGTISLLVLSCDTENGTVRCRCENSAMLGERKNVNLPGVVVDLPTLTEKDKEDIMKWGVPNQIDMIALSFVRKGSDLVQVRKLLGKHAKNILLMSKVENQEGVANFDDILVNSDAFMIARGDLGMEIPIEKIFLAQKVMIYKCNIQGKPVVTATQMLESMIKSPRPTRAEATDVANAVLDGTDCVMLSGETAAGAYPELAVRTMAKICVEAESTLDYGDVFKRIMKYSPVPMSPLESLASSAVRTANSARATLIMVLTRGGSTARLVAKYRPGMPILSVVVPEIKTDLFDWSCSDESPARHSLIFRGLIPVLYAGSARASHDESTEEAIEFATQQGKEKELCKTGDSVVALLRVGNASLIKILTVK